The Methanothrix soehngenii GP6 genome has a window encoding:
- a CDS encoding methyltransferase family protein gives MPIDSTSLYPVIYLIGFAALHSFLASLPAKRIAKAHFGSKVDPWYPIFFSAVAAITILPLAVILFFFPGQLIYILPSPWIWLAFAAQIVVGLASLRAFLDAPHRFLIRAQLGEGHSSGEFALGIRGIYCWIRDPFLLSGFLLIWLTPFMTENLLLVYLLTTAYLFMGSVHWESRLIKQFGQEYINYQKEVRRMIPTLKKRWKGCKSLDR, from the coding sequence ATGCCTATCGATAGCACATCGCTTTATCCGGTCATTTATCTAATTGGCTTTGCAGCACTGCATAGCTTTCTTGCCAGCTTGCCCGCCAAAAGGATTGCAAAGGCTCATTTCGGCTCTAAGGTCGACCCCTGGTATCCGATCTTTTTCTCTGCGGTGGCTGCTATCACCATTCTCCCTCTGGCTGTGATTCTGTTCTTCTTTCCCGGCCAGTTGATCTATATCCTGCCCAGTCCATGGATCTGGCTGGCATTTGCCGCCCAGATTGTGGTTGGACTGGCTTCTTTGAGGGCTTTTCTGGATGCCCCACACCGTTTCCTGATACGCGCTCAGCTTGGCGAAGGGCACAGCTCGGGCGAATTTGCCCTGGGAATTCGAGGGATATATTGCTGGATTCGCGATCCATTTCTTCTCTCTGGCTTTCTGCTCATATGGCTCACCCCCTTCATGACTGAGAACCTATTGCTGGTATATCTCCTGACTACGGCTTATCTTTTCATGGGATCAGTTCACTGGGAGAGCAGGCTCATCAAACAGTTTGGCCAGGAATATATTAATTACCAAAAAGAGGTTCGAAGAATGATTCCTACCCTTAAAAAAAGATGGAAGGGATGCAAAAGCCTGGATAGATAA
- a CDS encoding pyridoxamine 5'-phosphate oxidase family protein — protein MKKQEYDRLIEEEFICRIAFNGESHPHVAPFLYVFDGKFMYFLSTKYGKKVLHFRKNPAVTVEVERYSPDLSSFSFVALPGRLVEVEDPETKSLVRERFVELIQKKNLSSNVLSALGHSPDEPVEALLTEGRNSVWKLVGVKMGNISGLKHSDGSK, from the coding sequence ATGAAAAAGCAGGAGTACGACCGGCTGATAGAAGAGGAGTTTATCTGTCGCATAGCCTTTAATGGGGAGAGCCATCCCCATGTAGCCCCGTTCCTGTACGTATTCGATGGCAAGTTCATGTATTTCCTGTCCACAAAATATGGCAAGAAAGTCCTTCACTTCAGGAAGAATCCCGCGGTTACAGTGGAGGTTGAGAGATACAGCCCGGACCTCTCCAGCTTTTCATTCGTCGCCCTGCCCGGAAGGCTGGTGGAGGTAGAGGACCCTGAAACCAAGTCCCTTGTGAGAGAGAGGTTTGTGGAGCTGATCCAGAAGAAAAACCTCTCCTCCAATGTGCTATCAGCCCTGGGGCATTCTCCAGATGAACCTGTAGAGGCATTGCTCACCGAGGGTCGCAACAGCGTCTGGAAGCTGGTTGGTGTTAAAATGGGAAATATCTCTGGTTTGAAGCACTCGGATGGATCAAAATGA